DNA from Candidatus Rokuibacteriota bacterium:
CTCACGGTCCCGCCGCGGGTTGGCTGCCCTGACCACGTGGAGCGTGAGCCCCTCCACCGCCGTGATCCGTACCGTCTCGCCCACCGCCACGGGCCCGTCCCGCGTCACGGCGTGCCACAACTCGCCCTGCACGAGCACCTGTCCCTCGGGATCGAGCGCCGTCCGGGCCACGGCCGCCTCGCCCACCATGCCCGCAGCCCCCGTGCTGGGCTGCCGGTACAGGGCCCGGACACCGTAGGAGAGCGCGAAGATGAAGAGCCCTGCCGTGCTCCCCACGGTCGGGACGATGACGTACCACGAGATGCGGATCCCCGTCTCGGGAGCGTCGTAGAGCATCATCGAGCCCAGGATCATGGCGACGATCCCGCCGATGGAGAGCACACCATGGCTCACGATCTTGATCTCCGCGATGAGGAGCGCCACGCCGAAGAGGATGAGCAGCAGGCCCGCCCAGTTGATGGGCAGGCTCTGGAAGGCGAAGAAGGCCAGGATGAGGCTGATGCCGCCCAGCACCCCGGGCAGGATCACTCCGGGATTCGACAGCTCGAAGAACAGGCCCAGCATCCCGATCATCATGAGGATGTAGGCGATGTTCGGGTCGGTGATCAGCGCCAGGAAGCGGTCGCGGAAGCGCACCTCGATGCGCTTCACCGGCGCCTCGCGCGTCTGCAGCGTGACCGGACCCCGGGTGGTCTTGACGGTCCTCCCGTTCGCCTTTGCCAGGAGATCCGGGATGTTCTCGGCGACGAGGTCGACCACCCGGAGCTTCACCGCCTCGCGCTCCGTGGCCGATACGGAGGTGCGCACGGCCTTCTCCGCCCATTCGACGTTGCGCCCGCGCTCGGTGGCGATGGTGCGGGCGAAGGCGGCCGCGTCGTTCTCGACCTTCTTCATCATCTCCTTGTCGCTGCCGCCACCCACGGCCACGGGGTGCGCGGCCCCGATGTTGGTGGCCGGCGCCATGGCGGCCACGTGACCCGCCATGGTGATGAAGACCCCGGCGGAGGCCGCGCGCGCGCCGGTGGGGCCGACGTAGACGATGACGGGGATCTCGGACTTGAGGATGGCCTGCACGATGGAGCGCATGGAGCGCTCGAGCCCGCCGGGGGTGTCGAGCTGGACGATCAGTGCCTGGGATCGCTCCGCCTGGGCCCGCTCCAGCGCGCCGGCGACGAGGCGCACGGTCACGGGGGTGATGGCGCCGTCCACCTCGAGGAGGGAGACGGGAGCGGGAGGCGCCGCAAAGCCGGGCAGCGGTCCCAGCGCCACGGCCAGCCCGAGCAGAACAGACCCCCACAGCAGGCCTCGCCTCATGGCCGCCTCCCGCCGCTCATGATAGCACGCGGCAGCGCGGCTACCGGCCGAGGGCGAGCACCGACAGGAGCTCGAAGAGCAGGTTGGCGGCCAGCAGGCTCGTCACCTGGCCCGGCCCGTCGTAGGGGGGCGAGACCTCCACGACGTCGGCGCCGATCAGCGGGAGCGCGCGCAGGGCACGCACGAGCACCAGCGCCTCGTACGCGCTGAGCCCACCCACCTCCGGTGTGCCAGTGGCGGGTGCGTAGGCGGGATCCACCGCGTCGATGTCGAAGGAACAGTAGACGGGCGCGCCGCGCAGCCGCTCGAGCCGCCCGGCGACCGCCGCCACGCCGCGCTCCTTGACCTCGTCGATGCGCACGACTTCCAGCCCGTGCTCGGCGTGAAAGTCGAAGTCGCCCGGCCCTCGCAGCGGGCCCCGGATGCCGATCTGCAGCACTCGGCGGCCATCCACGAGCCCCTCTTCGACCGCCCGCCTGAAGGTGCTGCCGTGGAAGTGGCGGGAGCCACCGTACTCGTCCCAGGTGTCGGGGTGCGCGTCGAAGTGCACGAGACCCAGCGGCCCGTGCTGCCGCCGGAGCGCCCGGAGGATGGGCAGCGTGACCGAGTGATCGCCGCCCACTCCGAGCGGGATGACCCGGGCCGCCGCCAGCCGGTCCACTTCCAGCTCGATCGCCTCGAAGGTGCGCTCGATGGAGATGGGGGCCACGTCCACGTCCCCGTAGTCCGCTACCCTCAGCCGCTCGAAGGGGGACACCCCGAGCGCGGGGTTGTAGGTGCGGATCAGCGAGGACTGCTCCCGGATGTGGCGCGGGCCGTGGCGCGCCCCCGGCCGGTAGGATGTGCCGCCGTCGTAGGGAAGCCCGACGATCGCCACGTCCAGCGCGGCCGGGTCCCGCAAGTAGGGCAGCCGCATGAAGGTCGCCGGCTGGCCGAAGCGAGGCGAGTGAAGCGCGTCCCGCGGCGCCGGTCGGCCCTCGTCCACGTTGCCCTCACCCGCCTCGCGTCACAGCTCGGCCTGGAGCGTGGACACCGCTCGAGCGAGGCACTCCACCTCGCCGGCGGTGTTGTAGACGGAGAAGCTCGCCCGGAGCGTACCGACGATTCCCAGGCGCCGCATCAGGGGCTGGGCGCAGTGGTGCCCCGCTCTGACGGCGATCCCCGACTCGTCGAGGATGGCCGCGCCGTCATGAGGGTGGATGCCCGCGACGTTGAACGCCACCACGGCCCCCCGCGGCTCTGCCGCCGGCGGGCCGTAGAGCGTGACGCCGGGGATGGCCGCCAGCGCCTCCTGGGCGAGCCGCGTCAGCTCCTGCTCGTGGGCGGTCACGCGCGGCATACCGAGCTTGCCGAGATATTCTACCGCCGCCGCCAATCCCACCGCCTCCGAGATCGGTGGGGTGCCGGGCTCGAAGCGCCATGGCAGGTCGTTCCACCGGGCGCGGTCGATCCACACCTCCTTGATCATCTCTCCCCCGCCCCAGGCGGGCTCCAGCCGCTCCAGCACCTCGTGGCGCCCGTAGAGCACGCCGATCCCCGTCGGCCCCAGCATCTTGTGCCCCGAGAAGGCGTAGAAGTCGGCGCCGAGCCCGGGAAGGTCCAGCGCCAGATGGGGCGCGGCCTGGGCTCCGTCCACGAGCAGAAGGGCGCCCGCTGCATGGGCCGCTTGCGCCATGTCCGCCACGGGGTTGACCGTGCCGAGGACGTTGGAGACGTGAGTCACGGCCACGATGCGGGTGCGCCCGCCGAGGAGTCGGCTGAAGGCGTCGAGGTCCAGGTGACACCCGTCCGACACTGGCACCGCCCGGAGCGCGACGCCCCGATCGCGGCAGACCAGCTGCCACGGGATCAGGTTCGAGTGGTGCTCCATCTCGGTGACCAGCACCTCGTCGCCCGGCGCGAGCGTGCGCCCCATGACCTGGGCCACCAGGTTGATCGCCTCCGTCGTCCCGCGGGTGAAGACGATCTCCTCGCGGGCGCGCGCGCCGATGAAGGCACGGACGGCGTCGCGGGCACCCTCGTACAGCTCCGTGGCCTCCTCGCCCAGCGTGTGGATGGAGCGGTGGACGTTGGCGTGGCTCTGCTCGTAGTAGCGCTGGATGGCCTCGATCACCTGGCGCGGCTTCTGGCTGGAGGCGGCGGAGTCGAGGTACGCGACGGGGTGGCCGTGCACCATGCGGGACAGGATGGGGAAGTCGGGCCGGCAGCCCTCGCCCAGGGTCATGGCGCTCATCGGGGGGGCGGCGTCTCCCCGCCCGAGAGGGCGGCCTGGAGGACGGAGATGGGGAGGGTGACGCAGCGCATCCGCGTGGGACGGATCTCCGCCTCCAGGCGCTCGAGGACGGCGGCCGCCGGGACCGCGGCCGCCTGGTCGGTGGCCCGGCCCACCACCATCTCCAGCAGCACGTCCGCCGAGGCGGCGCAGATGGCGCAGCTGTCGCCGTGGTGGCGGGCATCCGACAGCGTGCCGTTCACGATGCGGCACTCGATGCGGATCCGATCCCCGCAGAGGGGATTCACGTCCTCGAAGGCGCCCTGGGGCTCCGCGATCCGGCCGCGGAAGCGCGGGTGACGGAAGCGGTCGCGGATCACCGTGCTGTAGACCACGGCGCTACTCCGGCAGCTCGCCGCGCGCCGCCGTCTTGCGGTACGGCGGGAAGCGAAAGGCGCTGTCCTGTGACAGAAGACCTCCGAGGCCGAGAGCGGCCAGCTGGGCGTTGCCGATGGGTTCGCCGGCGAGAAGCCGCGGCAGGATGAGGTCGAAGGTCGTGGCCTGGGAGAACATGCCGCACGTGGGCATGCCGAGTACCGGGCGGCTCATCGCCTCGCCGACGAACAGCAGGCTGCCCGGGTGCGCCGGCACCCCCACCCGCTCCATCCGCCCGCCGGCAAGCCCGATGCCGAGGAAGACCGGATCGAGCGGATCGAGCGCGCTGGCCCCGGCGACGATCACGAGCTCCGCACCGGCCTCCACCAGCGCCGTGATCTCCCCGCCCACCGCGCGCGCGTCGCCCCCCGAGTAGCGCACCGGCAGCAGACGGGAGCCGAACCAGTCCACCTTCTCCCGCAGCACCGCCTCGAACCTCGCGCGCTGGCGGGCGTCCAGGGTCTCGCGCGTGACGGCGCCGATGGCGTGCGGGGCGAACGGCAGGACTCCCAGCAGTCCGCCAGCTCCCCGCGTGCACTCCTCGACGCGCTTCACCACCTGCTCGGCGATGGCCAGCGGAATCACCTTCGCCCGGGCGACGATCTCGCCTGCCTCCACCGGCTGGAGATCGTAGAGGGTGAACACCGCGATGCCGGGCTCTGCATTGACCAGCGCGAGCGCAGCCTCGCGGACCCGCAGCAGCCCGCGATGCGCGGCGGCGAGCGTCCACTGCCCGCCGCTATAGCCCTTCACCTCGACCCCCTCCCCCACCGCCGCCTGCGCCAGCCGCGCCCCGGCCGGCTCCTCGTGCAGATCTCCAGCCTCGAGCTCGAGGAGATGCACTTCCTCCCACGGCAGGGTCAGGAGCAGCCCCGCGGCCGCGACGTCCAGGGTCTGGCCCTTGCGGATGGCGACGCGCCCCTCGCCGTCCCGCACGTCGTGACAGGCGATCCTCCCCTCCAGCGCCCCTGCCGCAGCCTCGTCCCTTCGCAGGGCCATCGGCTTCATCTAACCATCTCGCTTGAATGTGGATGACTTCGGGCTGCGGTTGGGCCTCTTCGCCCTGTCGGGCTCATCGGGGCGTCGACTCCACCGGGGCCTCTTCGCCCCTTCGGGACCCTCTCCACCTCGCCTGACCGTGGATGACTCCACCGTGCGGTTGGGCCTCTTCGCCCTGCCGGGCTCATCGGGGCGCCGACTCCACCGGGGCCCTCTCCACCTCGCCTGACCGTGGATGACTCCACCGTGCGCCCCGCGCCTCTTCGCCCTGTCGGGCTCTGTCCATCTCGCCTGAACCTGGAAGACTCCACGTTGCCCCCGGGCCTCTTCGGGCCTCCGGCCCTCATCGGGGCGCCCGGCCGACCTTCTCCGACAGGGGGAGGCCGGTGGCGCTGTGCTGGACCGCCACGACCTCGGCCATGATGGCCAGCGCGATCTCGGGCGCCGAGCGGGCGCCGAGATCGAGCCCGATGGGCACCCGCACGCGCGCCAGCTGAGCCTCGCCCAGCCCCTCCTCGCGGAGCAGGTTCAGGATCGCCGCGCCGCGCCGCGTGCTTCCCAGGAGTCCGATGTAGCCGACCTCCGTGCCCAGCGCGTGCCGCAGCACGGGCAGGTCGTACTTGTAGTCGTGGGCCACCAGCACCAGCGCCGTGCTCGGGACCAGCGGGACCTCTCGGACGAGATCCGAGGGAATGCCGATCCTGAGCTCGTCGACGTCGGGGAAGCGCTCGGGCGTTGCGAAGCGCGGCCGCCCGTCCACCACGATGGTCCGGAAGCCGAGGGTCCGCGCCAGGGCCACCAGCGGCATGGCCACATGCCCCGCCCCCACGACCGCCAGGATGGCGGGCGGCGCCAGCACCTCCGCGAAGGCCCGCACCCCTTCCAGGAACAGCGTGCGCGATGCGCCGGCACGCAGCGCCGCCCCGGCCTCGCCGGCGAAGCGGCGGTCCAGGAACGGCTCGCCGAGGCTGCCCTCGATCTCGCCAGAGTCCAGCACGAGGAGCTTGGCGCCGGCGCCGGGCGGATCGAGCCGCGTCACGATGGCGGCGCGCCCGCCGCGGCCCGCATGAGCGCGCGCCCTCTCGTAGAAGGCCAGCGTGTCGTCACCCGGGCGATCCAGCGCGACTGGCTCGACGAACACCTCGATGGTCCCCCCGCAGGTGAGGCCGATCTCCCAGGCCTCCTCGTCGCCCAGGTCGAGCTCCAGCAGTCGCGGCGCATTCCGCCCGAGCACGGCGGCTGACTCCTCGATGACCTGGGCGTCCACGCACCCCCCGATGGTGACGGATCCGAGAATCCGCCCCCCCTCGCCCACCAGCATCTGCGCTCCTTCCTTCCTGGGGGTCGTCCCACGGGTGTTGACCAGCGTCGCCAGCGCCACCCGGCCCTCCGCCCGGCGGAGCCGCGCGATGTGCTCGAGGAACTCGCTCACGGTCGGCTCACCTCAGCGTGAGATGCCCCGCGAGGTCACGCAGGCTCGCGAGGTTGTGGGCCGCGGCGAAGTGGTCCACGAGGGGCAGCGCCGCGGCCATGCCGCGCGTCAGCGGCTCGTAGGAGGGGTTGCCCAGCAAGGGGTTCAGCCAGATCAGTCGCCCTGCCTTCCGCTTGAGGGCCAGCATCTCGCCCGCCAGCGCCTCCGGCTCTCCCGTGTCCCAGCCATCGGAGAGCAGGATGACGATGCTCTGCCGGCTGAGCAGGTGCCCCCAGCCGGAGTTGAACTCGCGCAGGCTGTCACCGATTCGAGTGCCTCCGGACCAGTCGCGCACCTCGGTGAGCTGGCGGAGCGCCCCCTTGTAGGACAGGCCCCGGAGGTGCTCGGTGACGCGCGTGAGCCGCGTGGCGAAGGTGAAGGTCTCGACACGCCCGAAGACGTTCTGGAGCGCGTAGAGGAACTGGAGCAGGAAGCGGCTGTAGAGGTCCATGGAGCCAGAGACGTCGCAGAGGAGGACGAGCCGCACCTTCCGGCGCCGACGCTCCCGCCGCCTCAGCTCGACCAGCTCCCCCTTCATCACGTTGGCGCGGATGCTCCGGCGCAGGTCCACCACGCCTCCGCGCTTCACCGGGCGCCGCCGCCGGCTCATCCGCCGTGCCAGCCGCCTGGCGATCAGCACCGTCACGCGCGCCACCTCGTCGAGCTGGTCCGAGGGAAAGGAGGAGAAGTCCCGCTCCATCAGCACCTCCTGCGGGCTCGTCCCGGGAACCTCGAGAGGCTCGCCGTCCTCCGCCCCCTCTTCCTCCCACCCCTCCAGCCCGAGCGCAATCTCCTGACGTCCCCCGCTCTCGGCAGAGCCGGGGACGGGGTCCTCCTCCCGCGGCGAACCGGAGGCTGGCGCCGCACTGACCAGCCCCTCGAGCCCCTGCCCCTCCGCGGCGCGGAAGGTCCAGAAGGCATCGAAGCAGCGGTCGAAGGCTGGCAGCTCCTCGCGGCGGGCCACCAGCACCGTCCTGAGGGCCAGGCGCACCTCGCCGCGGTCGAGCACGTTCACGATCTCCAGCGCCCGGACCGCATCCATCAGCTCGGACACAGTGACCTGGAGCCCCGCGCCGCGCAGCATCCGGCCGAAGGCGAGGGTGGCCGTCATCAGGTCCCGCGGAGCTTGCACGGGACGGACTACCCCTCGACGGGCAGGAAGCGCTTGAGGCCGGCGGTGTCCAGCTCGCGCTTCACGCGCCTGATGTCCTCCGGGTCCTTGAGCACGCAGCCGAGGGTCTCTGCCACCAGGTCCTCGTCCAGGTGGTCGGCGTGCAGCGATGAGAGCGCCTGCGCCCAGTCCAGCGTCTCCGCCACGCCCGGGAGCTTGGCGAGCCTGACCGTGCGGAGCGTCTCCATGAAGCGCGAGATCTCGCGGGCCAGGCGCTCGTTGACGCCGGGCACCTTGCGCGTGACGATGCGGACCTCCTTGTCGAAGCCGGGGAAGTCCACCCAGAGATACAGGCAGCGCCGCCGGAGGGCATCCGACAGCTCACGGTTCCGGTTCGAGGTCAGGATCACGTAGGGGGGGTGCGTGGCCTTGATCGTGCCCAGCTCCGGGATCGTCACCTGGAAGTCGGAGAGGACCTCGAGGAGGAAGGCTTCCAGCTCCTCGTCGCCCCGATCGATCTCGTCGATGAGCAGCACCGGAGCCTGGCCGTTCTGCGTGATCGCCTGCAAGAGCGGGCGCCGGATCAGGAAGGGCTCGGAGAAGATCGCCGCCTCCTTGTCCTTGAGGGAGTGCGTCGTGCTCTCCTCGAGCTTGATGTGCAGAAGCTGCTTGGGGTAATTCCACTCGTACAGCGCCTGGTTCGCGTCGAGCCCCTCGTAGCACTGCAGGCGAATGAGCCGCGTGGCGAGCATGCGGGCCATGACCTTGGCGACCTCGGTCTTGCCCACCCCCGCGTGCCCCTCGATCAGGAGCGGCTTCCTGAGCGTCATGGCCAGGTGCACCGACGTGGCGATGGCCGCGTCGGTGACGTAGTCGGCGCCTTCCATCAGCTCCTCGATCCGTTTGATCTCCGCCCTCATGGCGTTTCCATCTTACACCGGCGGCGCGCTCGGCCTGAGCCTCTCGTAGTCCCCGGGCGTGTCGAGATCCTCGGGCATGGGCAGGTCGAAATCCACCAGCGTCACCCTCGCCGGATCCCGGTCCACCACGCAGCGGCCTCCCTGGTCGCCGCCCAGTGCCAGGAGCTCGGAGAAGAGCGCGGCCGAGAAGAGCACGGGGTTGCCCCGGGCGCCCCGGTAGCGGGGAGCCGCGACGGGCCGGCCGCTCTCCCTGAATGCCCGGAGCAGCGCGGGAATCACTTCGCCCGGGACCGTCGGCTGGTCGCCCAGCGCGACCAGGGCCGCCGCCGTTCCAGGGACGAGCGCGCGAATGCCGGCCTCGATGGAACCGGCCTGGCCGGCCTCGGGATGAGCGTTCACCACGAGCCGGGCCCCGAGGCCCTCGAGCGCGGCCTCGATGTCGGAGGGCGCGGGCCCCACCACCACGAGGATATCGTCGAGCCCGGACGACGCAACGCGCTCGACAGTTCTTCGGATCAGTGGCCTGCCGCCCCAGTCCAGAAAGAGCTTCGCCTGCCCCATGCGGCGCGACAGCCCCGCGGCGAGGACGATTCCGGCGATCACGGCTCGGTGTCCAGGACCTCACGCACCTTCGCCGCCAGGCCGGGCGGGGAGAACGGTTTCTGGAGCAAGGCCGTGCCGGGCTCGAGGACCCCCTGCAGGCCAGGCGTGTCGTGGGTGTAGCCGGACATGTAGAGCACTCTCATCCCCGGGCGAAGCCGCGTCAGCTGCTCCGCCAGCGCCCGCCCGCTCATCCTGGGCATGACCACATCCGTCAACAGCAGGTCGATGGGCCCGGCATGCGCCTCGCTGATCTCGAGCGCCTGCGCCCCGTCCCGGGCGGCGAGCACGGCGTACCCAGCCGCCCGCAGGATCTCCCGGCCGAGATCGAGCAAGGGCTCCTCGTCCTCGACCAGGAGGATGGTCTCGGCGCCCGACGTGCGCTGCGCCTCGGCGGGAACCGGCGTCTTCGGCTGGACGACCTCCTCCACCCGCGGCAGGAAGATCTCGAACCTCGTGCCCCGGCCGGGCTCGCTCTCGACCCAGATGAACCCCTCGCTCTGCTTGACGACACCGTACACTGTCGCGAGCCCCAGCCCGGTCCCCCGGCCCACCTCCTTCGTCGTGAAGAAGGGCTCGAAGATACGGGCCTGGGTGTCGCGGTCCATCCCGTGCCCCGTATCGGCCACCGCGAGCCTGACGTACGGGCCGATCCGGGCCTCCGGGTGGCGGTCGAGGAACGCCGCGTCGATCTGGGCATTCGCGGTCTCGATGGTGAGGGTCCCACCGCCGGGCATGGCGTCGCCGGCGTTCACGGCCAGGTTCATGATCACCTGCCCGATCTGGGCTGAGTCGGCCTTGACCCGGCCGAGCCCCGGGTCCAGAGAGTAGCGGATTTCGATCTGCTCTCCGATCAGCCGGCGCAGCAGCCGCCCCGTGCTCTCGATGGTCGCGTTGAGGTCCAGCACCATCGGCGTGAGAACCTGCTTCCGGCTGAAGGCCAGCAGCTGCTGGGTGAGGCTGGCGGCCCGCTCCGCCGTCTGCCGAATGAGCTCCACGTTGCGCCGCGCGCCGTCGTCGAGCGAGGGCCTTGCCGCCAGCAGCTCGCTGCGCCCGGTGATGACCGTCAGCAGGTTGTTGAAGTCGTGAGCCACTCCGCCGGCCAGCCGCCCGACCGCCTCCATCTTCTGCGCCTGACGGAGCTGCGCCTCGAGCCCCGCCCGCGCGGCCTCGGCGCGCCGGCGCTCGCTGATGTCCCGGAGGATCAGGGTGTAAGCGGTCTCGCCCCGGTGCTTCCACGTCGACACGGCCAGCTCCACCGGGACCTCCGTCCCGTCCTGCCGGAGGCCTTCCAGCTCCACCGTGGACTGCCACGCCGCCGACGTCCCCGCGCCGCCCGCGCCCTCGAGCAGACGGGCGGTGAACGGCTCCCGGGACGCCTCCGCGATCAGGCGGACGACCG
Protein-coding regions in this window:
- the speB gene encoding agmatinase, which codes for MRLPYLRDPAALDVAIVGLPYDGGTSYRPGARHGPRHIREQSSLIRTYNPALGVSPFERLRVADYGDVDVAPISIERTFEAIELEVDRLAAARVIPLGVGGDHSVTLPILRALRRQHGPLGLVHFDAHPDTWDEYGGSRHFHGSTFRRAVEEGLVDGRRVLQIGIRGPLRGPGDFDFHAEHGLEVVRIDEVKERGVAAVAGRLERLRGAPVYCSFDIDAVDPAYAPATGTPEVGGLSAYEALVLVRALRALPLIGADVVEVSPPYDGPGQVTSLLAANLLFELLSVLALGR
- a CDS encoding PAS domain S-box protein; protein product: MPGSDATVVRVGGRIAAVLAVVIALGLPGTYLALSYQYQAGLVQTDAEINATILSELIVESPDTWQYQLVRIEDAISHRRVPGDPVRRRVVGPGNRLILETAIPAPRPVMVRSANLRDAGVVVGRTESVRSLRPLLIGAGAVGILGLVVSGGVFFFLRTLPLRALELSEARFRSVTQSAGDGIILADAAGRILSWNGGARAIFGWTEHDVLGTPVVRLIAEASREPFTARLLEGAGGAGTSAAWQSTVELEGLRQDGTEVPVELAVSTWKHRGETAYTLILRDISERRRAEAARAGLEAQLRQAQKMEAVGRLAGGVAHDFNNLLTVITGRSELLAARPSLDDGARRNVELIRQTAERAASLTQQLLAFSRKQVLTPMVLDLNATIESTGRLLRRLIGEQIEIRYSLDPGLGRVKADSAQIGQVIMNLAVNAGDAMPGGGTLTIETANAQIDAAFLDRHPEARIGPYVRLAVADTGHGMDRDTQARIFEPFFTTKEVGRGTGLGLATVYGVVKQSEGFIWVESEPGRGTRFEIFLPRVEEVVQPKTPVPAEAQRTSGAETILLVEDEEPLLDLGREILRAAGYAVLAARDGAQALEISEAHAGPIDLLLTDVVMPRMSGRALAEQLTRLRPGMRVLYMSGYTHDTPGLQGVLEPGTALLQKPFSPPGLAAKVREVLDTEP
- a CDS encoding VWA domain-containing protein; the encoded protein is MTATLAFGRMLRGAGLQVTVSELMDAVRALEIVNVLDRGEVRLALRTVLVARREELPAFDRCFDAFWTFRAAEGQGLEGLVSAAPASGSPREEDPVPGSAESGGRQEIALGLEGWEEEGAEDGEPLEVPGTSPQEVLMERDFSSFPSDQLDEVARVTVLIARRLARRMSRRRRPVKRGGVVDLRRSIRANVMKGELVELRRRERRRRKVRLVLLCDVSGSMDLYSRFLLQFLYALQNVFGRVETFTFATRLTRVTEHLRGLSYKGALRQLTEVRDWSGGTRIGDSLREFNSGWGHLLSRQSIVILLSDGWDTGEPEALAGEMLALKRKAGRLIWLNPLLGNPSYEPLTRGMAAALPLVDHFAAAHNLASLRDLAGHLTLR
- a CDS encoding XdhC family protein, yielding MSEFLEHIARLRRAEGRVALATLVNTRGTTPRKEGAQMLVGEGGRILGSVTIGGCVDAQVIEESAAVLGRNAPRLLELDLGDEEAWEIGLTCGGTIEVFVEPVALDRPGDDTLAFYERARAHAGRGGRAAIVTRLDPPGAGAKLLVLDSGEIEGSLGEPFLDRRFAGEAGAALRAGASRTLFLEGVRAFAEVLAPPAILAVVGAGHVAMPLVALARTLGFRTIVVDGRPRFATPERFPDVDELRIGIPSDLVREVPLVPSTALVLVAHDYKYDLPVLRHALGTEVGYIGLLGSTRRGAAILNLLREEGLGEAQLARVRVPIGLDLGARSAPEIALAIMAEVVAVQHSATGLPLSEKVGRAPR
- a CDS encoding iron-sulfur cluster assembly scaffold protein, whose amino-acid sequence is MVYSTVIRDRFRHPRFRGRIAEPQGAFEDVNPLCGDRIRIECRIVNGTLSDARHHGDSCAICAASADVLLEMVVGRATDQAAAVPAAAVLERLEAEIRPTRMRCVTLPISVLQAALSGGETPPPR
- the sufS gene encoding SufS family cysteine desulfurase produces the protein MTLGEGCRPDFPILSRMVHGHPVAYLDSAASSQKPRQVIEAIQRYYEQSHANVHRSIHTLGEEATELYEGARDAVRAFIGARAREEIVFTRGTTEAINLVAQVMGRTLAPGDEVLVTEMEHHSNLIPWQLVCRDRGVALRAVPVSDGCHLDLDAFSRLLGGRTRIVAVTHVSNVLGTVNPVADMAQAAHAAGALLLVDGAQAAPHLALDLPGLGADFYAFSGHKMLGPTGIGVLYGRHEVLERLEPAWGGGEMIKEVWIDRARWNDLPWRFEPGTPPISEAVGLAAAVEYLGKLGMPRVTAHEQELTRLAQEALAAIPGVTLYGPPAAEPRGAVVAFNVAGIHPHDGAAILDESGIAVRAGHHCAQPLMRRLGIVGTLRASFSVYNTAGEVECLARAVSTLQAEL
- a CDS encoding nucleotidyltransferase family protein, producing MIAGIVLAAGLSRRMGQAKLFLDWGGRPLIRRTVERVASSGLDDILVVVGPAPSDIEAALEGLGARLVVNAHPEAGQAGSIEAGIRALVPGTAAALVALGDQPTVPGEVIPALLRAFRESGRPVAAPRYRGARGNPVLFSAALFSELLALGGDQGGRCVVDRDPARVTLVDFDLPMPEDLDTPGDYERLRPSAPPV
- a CDS encoding MoxR family ATPase — protein: MRAEIKRIEELMEGADYVTDAAIATSVHLAMTLRKPLLIEGHAGVGKTEVAKVMARMLATRLIRLQCYEGLDANQALYEWNYPKQLLHIKLEESTTHSLKDKEAAIFSEPFLIRRPLLQAITQNGQAPVLLIDEIDRGDEELEAFLLEVLSDFQVTIPELGTIKATHPPYVILTSNRNRELSDALRRRCLYLWVDFPGFDKEVRIVTRKVPGVNERLAREISRFMETLRTVRLAKLPGVAETLDWAQALSSLHADHLDEDLVAETLGCVLKDPEDIRRVKRELDTAGLKRFLPVEG
- a CDS encoding nodulation protein NfeD, with protein sequence MRRGLLWGSVLLGLAVALGPLPGFAAPPAPVSLLEVDGAITPVTVRLVAGALERAQAERSQALIVQLDTPGGLERSMRSIVQAILKSEIPVIVYVGPTGARAASAGVFITMAGHVAAMAPATNIGAAHPVAVGGGSDKEMMKKVENDAAAFARTIATERGRNVEWAEKAVRTSVSATEREAVKLRVVDLVAENIPDLLAKANGRTVKTTRGPVTLQTREAPVKRIEVRFRDRFLALITDPNIAYILMMIGMLGLFFELSNPGVILPGVLGGISLILAFFAFQSLPINWAGLLLILFGVALLIAEIKIVSHGVLSIGGIVAMILGSMMLYDAPETGIRISWYVIVPTVGSTAGLFIFALSYGVRALYRQPSTGAAGMVGEAAVARTALDPEGQVLVQGELWHAVTRDGPVAVGETVRITAVEGLTLHVVRAANPRRDREETRT